From Streptomyces sp. TLI_105, the proteins below share one genomic window:
- a CDS encoding glycosyltransferase: MSGVRTGDGTGLRIVRLANFVTPTSGGLRTALDQLGRGYLAAGHEPVLVVPGEVASDRRTEQGRVVTLPGPVLPGTGGYRVLADRRRVRRLLDGLAPDRIEVSDRTTLRWTGEWARRARVPSVMVSHETADGVLRTWGVPPALAAGAADRLNRRTAWAFARIVCTTEWAEREFVRIGARNVVRAPLGVDLDRCRPGRRGAVPRARYADGERVLLLLCSRLSVEKRPGTALDALEELRASGIAAALVVAGDGPLRGALERRARERRLPVRFLGHVADREALADLQAAADVCLAPGPAETFGLSALEALACGTPVVVSASSALPEVVGTAGASAANTPGAFADGVRSLLTVPEGVRRRAARARAELFSWDRAVTAFLHAHDALPTVRPHLPEEARR, translated from the coding sequence ATGAGCGGCGTCCGTACGGGAGACGGCACCGGGCTCCGGATCGTGCGGCTCGCGAACTTCGTGACCCCCACCTCGGGCGGCCTGCGCACCGCCCTCGACCAGCTCGGCCGCGGCTACCTGGCCGCCGGTCACGAGCCCGTCCTCGTCGTCCCCGGCGAGGTCGCGAGCGACCGCCGCACCGAGCAGGGCCGGGTCGTCACGCTCCCCGGCCCCGTGCTGCCCGGCACCGGCGGCTACCGGGTCCTCGCCGACCGGCGCCGGGTCCGCCGGCTCCTCGACGGACTCGCCCCCGACCGGATCGAGGTCTCGGACCGCACCACACTGCGGTGGACGGGGGAGTGGGCGCGACGCGCGCGCGTGCCGTCGGTCATGGTCTCCCACGAGACCGCGGACGGGGTGCTGCGCACCTGGGGCGTGCCGCCCGCGCTCGCGGCCGGCGCGGCGGACCGGCTCAACCGCCGCACCGCGTGGGCCTTCGCGCGGATCGTGTGCACGACGGAGTGGGCGGAGCGCGAGTTCGTACGGATCGGGGCCCGCAACGTCGTACGGGCCCCGCTCGGCGTGGACCTGGACCGCTGCCGGCCCGGCCGCCGCGGTGCCGTGCCGCGCGCCCGGTACGCCGACGGGGAGCGGGTGCTGCTCCTGCTGTGCTCGCGCCTCTCGGTCGAGAAACGGCCGGGCACGGCCCTGGACGCCCTGGAGGAGCTGCGGGCCTCGGGGATCGCGGCGGCGCTCGTGGTCGCGGGAGACGGGCCGCTGAGGGGCGCCCTGGAGCGGCGGGCGCGCGAGCGGCGGCTGCCGGTGCGGTTCCTCGGGCACGTGGCCGACCGGGAGGCCCTGGCGGACCTCCAGGCGGCCGCCGACGTGTGCCTGGCGCCGGGGCCCGCGGAGACGTTCGGCCTCTCCGCCCTGGAGGCCCTGGCCTGCGGGACCCCCGTCGTGGTCAGCGCCTCCTCCGCCCTGCCCGAGGTCGTCGGCACGGCGGGGGCGTCCGCCGCCAACACGCCGGGCGCCTTCGCCGACGGGGTACGGAGCCTTCTCACGGTCCCGGAGGGCGTCCGCCGCCGGGCCGCACGCGCGCGTGCGGAGCTCTTCTCCTGGGACCGCGCCGTCACCGCCTTCCTCCACGCCCACGACGCCCTCCCGACGGTCCGGCCGCACCTCCCCGAGGAGGCCCGCCGATGA
- a CDS encoding allophanate hydrolase subunit 1, with protein sequence MRVLRAGDRALLVELEGGDATEAFHAELLRRRAAGALPAVREIVPAARTVLLDGVDDPERLAAELTGWEPAPLHARVGEVVEVPVRYDGPDLPEVAALWGVSVEAAVRIHTAAEFRVAFCGFAPGFGYLTGLGERYGVPRRATPRTAVPAGSVALAGPYTGVYPRSSPGGWQLIGTTDVVLWDSGRDPAALLAPGTRVRFTAGGGR encoded by the coding sequence GTGAGGGTGCTGAGGGCGGGCGACCGGGCCCTCCTGGTGGAGCTGGAGGGCGGCGACGCGACCGAGGCCTTCCACGCCGAGCTGCTGCGGCGGCGGGCGGCCGGTGCGCTGCCCGCCGTACGGGAGATCGTGCCGGCGGCGCGGACGGTGCTCCTCGACGGGGTGGACGATCCGGAGCGGCTTGCGGCCGAGCTGACCGGCTGGGAGCCGGCGCCGCTCCACGCGCGCGTGGGCGAGGTCGTCGAGGTGCCGGTGCGCTACGACGGGCCCGACCTGCCGGAGGTCGCCGCGCTCTGGGGGGTGTCCGTGGAGGCGGCGGTGCGGATCCACACGGCGGCCGAGTTCCGGGTCGCCTTCTGCGGGTTCGCGCCCGGCTTCGGCTATCTCACCGGGCTCGGCGAGCGGTACGGGGTGCCCCGCCGGGCCACCCCGCGGACGGCCGTCCCGGCCGGGTCGGTCGCCCTGGCCGGCCCGTACACGGGGGTGTACCCGCGCTCCTCCCCCGGCGGCTGGCAGCTGATCGGCACCACGGACGTGGTGCTGTGGGACTCCGGGCGGGACCCGGCCGCGCTGCTCGCGCCCGGCACCCGGGTCCGGTTCACGGCGGGGGGCGGGCGATGA
- a CDS encoding hydantoinase B/oxoprolinase family protein — translation MSGRWEFWIDRGGTFTDVVGRRPDGRLVSRKVLSHDPARRQDAAVAGIRLLLGLEPGEPVPADRVAVVKMGTTVATNALLERRGEPTVLLITEGFRDALRIAYQNRPRLFDRHIVLPEAVYARVIEVPERVDARGRVVRPLDEPAVAGALAAARRDGFRSAAVVLLHGYRHPEHEARVAAAARAAGFTQISCSHEVSPLIKLVPRGDTTVVDAYLSPILRRYVDEVARELAGIRLMFMQSNGGLREAAHFRGKDAVLSGPAGGVVGMARTSAQAGHDRVIGFDMGGTSTDVSHYAGVFERELGTQVAGVRMRAPMMSIHTVAAGGGSVLHYDGRRYRVGPDSAGAVPGPACYRRGGPLTVTDANVMLGRVQPDHFPAVFGETGDRPLDAEVVRERFTALAEEVGGGRTPEEVAAGFLEIAVLDMANAVKKISVERGHDVTRYALTCFGGAGGQHACAVADALGVDTVLVPPLAGVLSAYGIGLADATAMRERSVEAELDAAGTHGRVTALCAELADRTREELRADGLPDEAITTRARVLLRYAGTDASLPVDLAPPGDLKAAFTDVHRARYAFTLDRPLVVEAVTVEAVGSAGPHGPVLVDTAERSGPLAPVATVRMHSAGTPRDAPLHRREDLRPGDGVDGPAILAEADATTVVDTGWRATATDGGHLLLRRVAPRPARVAAGADVDPVLLEVFNNLFMSIAEQMGVRLENTAQSVNIKERLDFSCALFDAEGNLIANAPHIPVHLGSMGESIKEVLRRRGDDLRPGDVYAINDPYHGGTHLPDVTVVTPVFDDTGDELRFLVASRGHHAEIGGITPGSMPAFSRTVDEEGVLFDNWLLVRDGHLRETETRALLTDARHPSRDPDTNLADLRAQIAANEKGIEELRRTVEEFGLDVVQAYMRHVRANAEESVRRIVARLDDGEYRYETDGGAVIRVAVRIDRERRSALVDFTGTSAQLPGNANAPTAVVMAAVLYVFRTLVDEDIPLNSGCLEPLEVRVPPGSMLAPVHPAATVAGNVETSQAVTGALYAALGVQAEGSGTMNNVTFGNARVQYYETVASGSGAGDGFDGADAVQTHMTNSRLTDPEILEWRHPVRVDAFAVREDSGGRGRWHGGHGVERRLRFLEPMTVALLTGHRRVPPYGMAGGEPGALGENLVERADGTVEHLEGAATTEVGPDDVLVLRTPGGGGYGPPPP, via the coding sequence ATGAGCGGGCGCTGGGAGTTCTGGATCGACCGGGGCGGCACCTTCACCGACGTCGTCGGGCGACGGCCCGACGGCCGACTCGTCAGCCGCAAGGTGCTCTCCCACGACCCCGCCCGCCGGCAGGACGCGGCCGTCGCCGGCATCCGCCTCCTTCTCGGCCTGGAGCCCGGCGAACCCGTCCCCGCCGACCGCGTCGCCGTCGTCAAGATGGGTACCACCGTCGCCACCAACGCCCTCCTGGAGCGGCGCGGCGAGCCGACCGTGCTCCTCATCACCGAGGGCTTCCGCGACGCGCTCCGCATCGCCTACCAGAACCGGCCCCGGCTCTTCGACCGGCACATCGTGCTGCCCGAGGCGGTGTACGCGCGCGTGATCGAGGTCCCCGAGCGGGTCGACGCCCGCGGCCGCGTCGTCCGTCCGCTGGACGAGCCCGCCGTCGCCGGGGCGCTCGCCGCCGCGCGCCGCGACGGCTTCCGCTCCGCCGCCGTCGTCCTGCTGCACGGCTACCGACACCCCGAGCACGAGGCCCGGGTCGCGGCGGCGGCCCGCGCCGCCGGCTTCACCCAGATCAGCTGCTCGCACGAGGTCAGCCCGCTCATCAAGCTCGTCCCGCGCGGGGACACCACCGTCGTCGACGCCTACCTCTCGCCGATCCTGCGCCGGTACGTCGACGAGGTCGCCCGCGAACTCGCCGGAATCCGCCTCATGTTCATGCAGTCCAACGGGGGACTCCGCGAGGCGGCCCACTTCCGCGGCAAGGACGCCGTCCTGTCGGGCCCGGCGGGCGGCGTCGTCGGCATGGCCCGCACCTCGGCGCAGGCGGGGCACGACCGTGTCATCGGCTTCGACATGGGCGGCACCTCCACCGATGTGTCGCACTACGCGGGCGTCTTCGAGCGTGAACTCGGTACACAGGTCGCCGGGGTGCGGATGCGGGCGCCCATGATGAGCATCCACACCGTCGCGGCGGGCGGCGGCTCCGTCCTCCACTACGACGGGCGCCGCTACCGGGTCGGTCCCGACTCGGCCGGCGCCGTCCCCGGACCCGCCTGCTACCGCCGCGGCGGCCCCCTGACGGTCACCGACGCCAACGTCATGCTCGGGCGCGTCCAGCCCGACCACTTCCCCGCCGTCTTCGGCGAGACCGGCGACCGCCCGCTCGACGCGGAGGTCGTGCGGGAGCGGTTCACCGCCCTCGCCGAGGAGGTCGGCGGCGGCCGCACCCCCGAGGAGGTCGCCGCGGGCTTCCTGGAGATCGCCGTCCTCGACATGGCCAACGCCGTCAAGAAGATCTCCGTGGAGCGCGGCCACGACGTCACCCGCTACGCCCTCACCTGCTTCGGCGGCGCCGGCGGCCAGCACGCCTGCGCCGTCGCCGACGCCCTGGGCGTCGACACCGTCCTCGTACCCCCGCTGGCCGGAGTGCTCTCGGCGTACGGGATCGGACTCGCCGACGCCACCGCCATGCGGGAGCGGTCCGTCGAGGCCGAGCTCGACGCCGCCGGCACCCACGGGCGCGTGACCGCCCTCTGCGCCGAACTCGCCGACCGCACCCGCGAGGAGCTCCGTGCCGACGGACTGCCGGACGAGGCGATCACCACCCGCGCACGCGTGCTCCTGCGGTACGCGGGCACGGACGCGAGCCTCCCCGTCGACCTCGCACCACCCGGCGACCTGAAAGCCGCGTTCACAGACGTCCATCGAGCGCGGTACGCCTTCACCCTGGACCGGCCGCTCGTCGTCGAGGCCGTCACCGTCGAGGCCGTCGGAAGCGCCGGTCCGCACGGGCCGGTCCTCGTCGACACCGCGGAGCGGAGCGGCCCCCTCGCCCCCGTGGCCACCGTCCGGATGCACAGCGCCGGCACCCCCCGCGACGCCCCGCTCCACCGGCGCGAGGACCTGCGGCCGGGGGACGGCGTCGACGGGCCCGCGATCCTCGCCGAGGCCGACGCCACGACCGTCGTCGACACCGGCTGGCGGGCCACCGCGACCGACGGCGGCCACCTCCTGCTGCGCCGCGTCGCCCCCCGTCCCGCGCGCGTGGCCGCCGGCGCGGACGTGGACCCCGTCCTCCTGGAGGTCTTCAACAACCTCTTCATGTCCATCGCCGAGCAGATGGGCGTCCGTCTGGAGAACACCGCCCAGTCGGTCAACATCAAGGAACGCCTCGACTTCTCCTGCGCCCTCTTCGACGCCGAGGGCAACCTGATCGCCAACGCGCCCCACATCCCCGTCCACCTCGGCTCCATGGGGGAGTCCATCAAGGAGGTGCTCCGCCGGCGCGGGGACGACCTGCGCCCCGGCGACGTGTACGCGATCAACGACCCGTACCACGGCGGCACCCACCTCCCCGACGTCACCGTCGTGACCCCGGTGTTCGACGACACGGGCGACGAGCTCCGCTTCCTCGTCGCCTCCCGAGGCCACCACGCCGAGATCGGCGGCATCACCCCCGGCTCCATGCCCGCCTTCAGCCGGACCGTCGACGAGGAGGGCGTCCTCTTCGACAACTGGCTGCTCGTGCGCGACGGCCACCTCCGCGAGACCGAGACGCGCGCCCTGCTCACCGACGCCCGCCACCCCTCCCGCGACCCGGACACCAACCTCGCCGACCTGCGCGCCCAGATCGCCGCCAACGAGAAGGGCATCGAGGAACTGCGCCGCACGGTCGAGGAGTTCGGACTCGACGTCGTCCAGGCCTACATGCGGCACGTCCGCGCCAACGCCGAGGAGTCCGTACGGCGCATCGTCGCCCGCCTGGACGACGGCGAGTACCGCTACGAGACCGACGGGGGCGCCGTGATCCGGGTCGCCGTCCGGATCGACCGCGAACGGCGCTCCGCCCTCGTCGACTTCACCGGCACCTCCGCCCAGCTGCCCGGGAACGCCAACGCGCCCACCGCCGTCGTCATGGCCGCCGTCCTGTACGTCTTCCGCACCCTGGTCGACGAGGACATCCCGCTCAACAGCGGCTGTCTGGAGCCCCTGGAGGTCCGCGTCCCGCCCGGCTCCATGCTCGCCCCCGTCCACCCGGCGGCCACCGTCGCCGGGAACGTCGAGACCTCCCAGGCCGTGACGGGCGCGCTCTACGCGGCCCTCGGCGTCCAGGCCGAGGGCTCCGGCACCATGAACAACGTCACCTTCGGCAACGCGCGCGTGCAGTACTACGAGACCGTCGCGAGCGGTTCGGGCGCGGGCGACGGCTTCGACGGCGCCGACGCCGTCCAGACCCACATGACCAACTCCCGGCTCACGGACCCCGAGATCCTGGAGTGGCGCCACCCCGTCCGGGTCGACGCCTTCGCGGTACGGGAGGACAGCGGCGGGCGCGGCCGATGGCACGGCGGCCACGGTGTGGAGCGGCGGCTGCGCTTCCTGGAGCCGATGACGGTGGCCCTCCTCACCGGCCACCGCAGGGTCCCGCCGTACGGGATGGCCGGCGGCGAGCCGGGCGCCCTCGGCGAGAACCTCGTGGAGCGCGCCGACGGCACCGTCGAGCACCTCGAAGGCGCCGCCACCACGGAGGTGGGCCCCGACGACGTCCTGGTCCTGCGCACCCCCGGCGGCGGGGGCTACGGTCCGCCGCCCCCGTGA
- a CDS encoding glycosyltransferase family 1 protein encodes MRVVIVTESFPPDVNGVAHCALQTARHLVRRGHIPLVIAPAVADPAADADAPCAVVRVPSLPLPGYPQVRVALPSRRVAAAIAAHRADLVHLAGPFVLGVRGMTAAARLGIPAVAVYQTDLAGYARTYVGTGEGAAWRRLRAVHGAADRTLAPSSAAVRDLEAHGIGRVRLWGRGVDTARFRPELRDTALRRELAPDGELLVGYVGRLAPEKRVDLLAGACALPGVRVVVVGDGPSGPALRVALPGARFLGRRTGADLARIFASLDVFAHTGPYETFCQTVQEAMASGVPVVAPAAGGPLDLVDHGRTGLLVPPGDPDALREAVAALAAAPGTRAALGLAGRAAVAGRTWEALGDELIGHYLEVLRERTAVAA; translated from the coding sequence ATGCGTGTCGTCATCGTCACCGAATCCTTCCCTCCCGACGTCAACGGTGTGGCGCACTGCGCCCTGCAGACCGCGCGCCACCTCGTCCGGCGGGGTCACATCCCGCTCGTCATCGCCCCCGCCGTCGCCGACCCGGCCGCGGACGCCGACGCCCCCTGCGCCGTCGTCCGGGTGCCCTCCCTCCCCCTGCCCGGCTATCCGCAGGTACGCGTCGCCCTGCCCAGCCGCCGGGTCGCCGCCGCCATCGCCGCCCACCGCGCCGACCTCGTCCACCTCGCCGGGCCGTTCGTCCTCGGCGTGCGGGGGATGACCGCCGCCGCCCGGCTCGGCATACCCGCCGTCGCCGTCTACCAGACCGACCTCGCCGGCTACGCGCGCACGTACGTCGGGACCGGCGAGGGCGCCGCCTGGCGCCGCCTCCGCGCCGTGCACGGCGCCGCCGACCGGACCCTCGCCCCCTCCTCGGCCGCGGTGCGCGACCTGGAGGCCCACGGCATCGGCCGCGTCCGGCTCTGGGGACGCGGAGTGGACACCGCCCGCTTCCGCCCCGAACTGCGCGACACCGCCCTGCGCCGGGAGCTCGCCCCCGACGGGGAGCTCCTCGTCGGCTACGTGGGCCGCCTGGCGCCCGAGAAGCGGGTGGACCTGCTCGCCGGAGCCTGCGCGCTCCCCGGAGTCCGGGTCGTGGTCGTCGGGGACGGGCCGAGCGGGCCCGCCCTGCGCGTCGCCCTGCCGGGCGCCCGGTTCCTGGGCCGCCGCACCGGCGCCGACCTCGCCCGGATCTTCGCCTCGCTCGACGTGTTCGCCCACACCGGCCCGTACGAGACGTTCTGCCAGACCGTCCAGGAGGCCATGGCGAGCGGGGTCCCCGTCGTCGCCCCGGCCGCCGGCGGGCCCCTGGACCTGGTCGACCACGGTCGCACGGGGCTGCTCGTCCCGCCGGGCGACCCGGACGCGCTGCGCGAGGCCGTCGCCGCGCTGGCCGCCGCCCCCGGGACGCGCGCCGCCCTCGGCCTGGCCGGACGGGCCGCCGTCGCGGGACGCACCTGGGAGGCCCTCGGCGACGAACTGATCGGCCACTACCTGGAGGTGCTGCGCGAGCGGACGGCGGTGGCGGCATGA
- a CDS encoding LamB/YcsF family protein translates to MTPVPIDLNADLGEGFGRWTLTDDEQLLSVVTSANVACGFHAGDAVTMRRVCELAAARGVRIGAQVSYRDLAGFGRRAMDVPAAELAAEVAYQIGALEVFARAAGSRVSYVKPHGALYNRVVRDAEQAAAVVDGVLLADRTLPVLGLPGSRLHEAAAAAGLPVVAEAFGDRAYRADGSLLPRGQEGAVVTDPDEVVERAVSMARSGVVTAHCGSSVAVRARSLCLHGDTPGAVGLARRVRERLEASGVRVEAFA, encoded by the coding sequence ATGACCCCGGTCCCGATCGATCTCAACGCCGACCTCGGCGAGGGCTTCGGCCGCTGGACGCTGACCGACGACGAGCAGCTCCTGTCCGTCGTCACCAGCGCCAACGTGGCCTGCGGCTTCCACGCCGGGGACGCGGTCACCATGCGGCGGGTCTGCGAGCTCGCGGCGGCCCGCGGGGTGCGGATCGGGGCCCAGGTGTCCTACCGCGACCTGGCCGGCTTCGGACGGCGGGCGATGGACGTCCCGGCGGCGGAGCTGGCCGCCGAGGTGGCGTACCAGATCGGCGCCCTGGAGGTCTTCGCCCGGGCCGCGGGCTCGCGGGTCTCGTACGTGAAGCCGCACGGGGCGCTCTACAACCGGGTGGTCCGGGACGCGGAGCAGGCGGCGGCGGTCGTCGACGGCGTGCTGCTCGCGGACCGGACGCTGCCGGTCCTCGGACTGCCGGGGTCCCGGCTGCACGAGGCCGCCGCGGCGGCCGGGCTCCCGGTCGTCGCCGAGGCCTTCGGCGACCGGGCCTACCGGGCGGACGGCTCCCTGCTGCCACGGGGGCAGGAGGGAGCCGTCGTCACGGATCCGGACGAGGTCGTCGAACGGGCCGTGTCCATGGCCCGTTCCGGGGTCGTCACGGCGCACTGCGGGAGCTCCGTCGCCGTGCGGGCCCGGTCGCTCTGCCTGCACGGGGACACCCCGGGCGCGGTGGGCCTCGCCCGGCGGGTCCGGGAGCGGCTCGAAGCCTCCGGCGTGCGCGTGGAGGCCTTCGCGTGA
- a CDS encoding MFS transporter — protein sequence MSTTQTRQHSQGERPDDTGAFAWLRGLGPRGRRAFGGAFGGYALDSYDFFTLPLSMVAIAAHFGLDKGRTGLLTTVTLVVSAVGGALAGVLADRVGRVKALMVTVVTYAVFTVLCGFAPNYETLLVFRALQGLGFGGEWAVGAILVAEYASAKHRGRTLGAVQSAWAAGWALAVLAYALVFRWADADLAWRILFWTGALPALLVVYVRRNVEDAPQAAEARRADAGRGSLGAVFRPGLLRTTLFAILLSTGVQGGYYTLATWVPTFLKTERGLTVVGTGGYLTLLISGAFTGYLTGGHLTDRLGRKKNIALFAVLSAMSVLAYTHIPAGANTLLLLLGFPLGFCMSAIFSGFGSFLAELYPTPVRGTGQGLTYNTGRAVGAVFPTLVGFLAEGWGVGGALVFGAVGYGLAVLALFGLPETRGRELV from the coding sequence ATGAGCACGACACAGACCCGGCAGCACTCCCAGGGCGAACGGCCCGACGACACGGGCGCGTTCGCCTGGCTGCGCGGCCTCGGGCCGCGCGGCCGGCGCGCCTTCGGCGGCGCGTTCGGCGGATACGCCCTGGACTCCTACGACTTCTTCACCCTGCCGTTGTCGATGGTGGCCATCGCCGCCCATTTCGGCCTCGACAAGGGCCGGACAGGCCTCCTGACCACCGTCACCCTCGTCGTCTCCGCGGTCGGCGGCGCCCTCGCCGGCGTCCTCGCCGACCGCGTCGGGCGGGTGAAGGCGCTGATGGTCACGGTCGTGACCTACGCGGTCTTCACCGTCCTGTGCGGCTTCGCCCCGAACTACGAGACCCTGCTGGTCTTCCGGGCGCTCCAGGGCCTGGGCTTCGGCGGCGAGTGGGCCGTCGGCGCGATCCTGGTCGCCGAGTACGCCTCCGCGAAGCACCGGGGCCGGACGCTCGGCGCCGTCCAGAGCGCCTGGGCGGCCGGGTGGGCGCTCGCCGTGCTCGCGTACGCCCTGGTGTTCCGGTGGGCCGACGCGGACCTCGCCTGGCGGATCCTCTTCTGGACGGGAGCTCTGCCCGCGCTCCTCGTCGTCTACGTGCGGCGGAACGTGGAGGACGCCCCGCAGGCCGCCGAGGCCCGCAGGGCCGACGCCGGACGGGGCTCGCTCGGGGCCGTGTTCCGTCCCGGTCTGCTGCGCACCACGCTCTTCGCGATCCTGCTCTCGACCGGCGTCCAGGGCGGTTACTACACGCTCGCCACCTGGGTGCCGACCTTCCTGAAGACCGAGCGCGGCCTGACCGTGGTCGGCACCGGCGGGTATCTGACCCTGCTGATCTCCGGGGCCTTCACCGGCTACCTGACCGGCGGACACCTCACCGACCGGCTCGGCAGGAAGAAGAACATCGCCCTCTTCGCCGTGCTGTCCGCGATGTCCGTCCTCGCCTACACCCACATCCCCGCCGGGGCGAACACCCTGCTCCTGCTGCTCGGTTTTCCGCTCGGCTTCTGCATGTCGGCCATCTTCAGCGGCTTCGGCTCCTTCCTCGCGGAGCTGTACCCGACGCCGGTGCGCGGCACGGGGCAGGGGCTCACGTACAACACGGGGCGCGCGGTCGGAGCCGTCTTTCCGACCCTGGTCGGCTTCCTCGCCGAGGGCTGGGGCGTGGGCGGGGCGCTGGTCTTCGGTGCCGTCGGCTACGGCCTGGCCGTGCTCGCCCTGTTCGGGCTGCCCGAGACCCGGGGGAGGGAACTCGTATGA
- a CDS encoding SGNH/GDSL hydrolase family protein translates to MTGERAVAGTVTKAAASVPEPAPGVPAARGGDTAPRGTADSLRFAVVGDSFSEGVGDRVGGSWRGWAALLAEGLTDGGRGTAFLNLAVSGALSADVADEQAPRALAFRPHLASVVVGVNDTLRHTFDIALLARHLDRVCADLDALGAVLLTACLPDPGRMLGLPPPLARPLARRQRSVNAVVHALSDRYGAVHLHLADPAWTEDRTLWSADRLHPGERGHRAVAAGFHRLLAARGLTHGAPPSTEPAQPPPTRTEALLWLATAGTGWVLRRSRDLLPQLLLLAGAELRHWVDGTGTAPLDARADDALTAALAATMGR, encoded by the coding sequence ATGACAGGAGAGAGGGCGGTGGCCGGGACGGTCACGAAAGCCGCCGCGTCCGTTCCGGAGCCCGCGCCCGGGGTCCCGGCCGCGCGGGGCGGCGACACCGCCCCGCGCGGAACCGCCGACTCCCTCCGGTTCGCCGTGGTCGGGGACTCGTTCAGCGAGGGCGTCGGGGACCGGGTCGGCGGCTCCTGGCGGGGGTGGGCGGCGCTGCTCGCCGAGGGACTCACGGACGGGGGACGGGGGACGGCCTTCCTGAACCTCGCCGTCAGCGGGGCGCTCAGCGCGGACGTCGCCGACGAACAGGCACCCCGCGCGCTCGCGTTCCGGCCGCACCTCGCCTCCGTCGTCGTCGGCGTGAACGACACCCTGCGCCACACCTTCGACATCGCGCTCCTCGCCCGCCACCTGGACCGGGTCTGCGCCGACCTCGACGCCCTCGGAGCCGTACTCCTGACGGCCTGTCTTCCCGATCCCGGCCGGATGCTCGGCCTGCCGCCGCCCCTGGCGCGCCCGCTCGCCCGCCGCCAGCGCTCCGTCAACGCCGTCGTGCACGCGCTGTCCGACCGGTACGGAGCCGTCCACCTGCACCTGGCCGACCCCGCCTGGACCGAGGACCGCACCCTGTGGAGCGCCGACCGGCTGCACCCCGGCGAGCGCGGCCACCGGGCCGTCGCCGCCGGCTTCCACCGGCTCCTGGCCGCCCGGGGACTCACCCACGGCGCACCGCCCTCGACGGAGCCCGCCCAGCCGCCGCCGACCCGTACCGAGGCCCTGCTCTGGCTCGCCACCGCCGGCACGGGCTGGGTCCTGCGCCGCAGCCGCGACCTGCTCCCGCAGCTCCTCCTGCTCGCCGGCGCCGAACTGCGCCACTGGGTCGACGGCACCGGCACGGCACCCCTCGACGCGCGCGCGGACGACGCCCTCACGGCCGCGCTCGCGGCCACAATGGGGAGATGA
- a CDS encoding biotin-dependent carboxyltransferase family protein, with protein MSDRAVAVVRAGALTTVQDLGRTGYAHLGVPRSGALDPAAVRLVNRLVGNAEGAAVLETTVSGCALRPRCAVTVAVGGAPCPVRVDGRPAAWGTTVRVGAGSVLEVGAAVRGLRSYVAFGGGIAVAPVLGSRSADLLSGLGPAPLAEGTVLPLGADTGVRGAVDAPPWPGPAAELVLRVRLGPRDDWFTADALRTFSTRAYRVSPASNRIGLRLEGPALERALPGELPSEGMVLGAVQVPPDGRPVVFLADHPTTGGYPVVAVVREADLGAAAQAVPGTPVRFVPVR; from the coding sequence ATGAGCGACCGGGCCGTCGCCGTGGTCCGGGCCGGGGCGCTGACCACCGTCCAGGACCTGGGGCGCACGGGCTACGCGCACCTGGGCGTGCCCCGCTCGGGCGCCCTCGACCCGGCGGCCGTACGGCTCGTCAACCGTCTCGTCGGCAACGCGGAGGGCGCGGCGGTCCTGGAGACCACCGTCAGCGGGTGCGCGCTGCGGCCCCGGTGCGCGGTGACCGTGGCTGTGGGCGGCGCGCCCTGCCCGGTCCGGGTGGACGGCCGCCCGGCCGCCTGGGGAACGACGGTCCGGGTCGGCGCCGGGTCGGTCCTGGAGGTCGGCGCGGCCGTGCGCGGGCTGCGTTCGTACGTGGCGTTCGGCGGTGGGATCGCCGTCGCCCCGGTGCTCGGCAGCCGCTCCGCCGACCTGCTGTCGGGCCTCGGCCCGGCGCCGCTCGCGGAGGGGACGGTGCTGCCGCTGGGGGCGGACACGGGCGTACGGGGGGCGGTCGACGCCCCGCCGTGGCCGGGCCCGGCGGCGGAGCTCGTCCTGCGCGTCCGGCTCGGTCCCCGCGACGACTGGTTCACCGCCGACGCGCTCCGGACCTTCTCCACGCGCGCGTACCGGGTGTCGCCGGCGAGCAACCGGATCGGGCTGCGTCTGGAGGGCCCGGCCCTGGAGCGGGCCCTGCCGGGCGAGCTGCCGAGCGAGGGCATGGTCCTGGGCGCGGTGCAGGTGCCGCCGGACGGGCGCCCGGTGGTGTTCCTGGCGGACCATCCGACGACCGGGGGCTATCCGGTGGTCGCGGTGGTGAGGGAGGCCGACCTGGGCGCGGCGGCGCAGGCGGTCCCGGGGACGCCGGTGCGGTTCGTGCCGGTGCGGTGA